A window of Longimicrobiaceae bacterium contains these coding sequences:
- a CDS encoding LapA family protein — MTRTGWFGIAALALLAAGFAYLNQSETAAVHLGLVSIYRAPVSILLLGAFLLGMIAMFLLGLRQDLRVRRMLREREDFRHHDDATELYPHGYSPTDLS; from the coding sequence ATGACGCGCACCGGCTGGTTCGGGATCGCCGCGCTCGCGCTCCTGGCCGCCGGGTTCGCCTACCTCAACCAGAGCGAGACGGCGGCGGTCCACCTCGGGCTCGTCTCCATCTACCGGGCGCCGGTGTCCATCCTCCTCCTGGGCGCGTTCCTGCTGGGAATGATCGCCATGTTCCTCCTGGGGCTCCGGCAGGACCTGCGGGTGCGGCGGATGCTCCGCGAGCGGGAGGACTTCCGGCATCACGACGACGCCACCGAGCTGTACCCGCACGGCTACTCCCCGACGGATCTGTCGTAA
- the miaB gene encoding tRNA (N6-isopentenyl adenosine(37)-C2)-methylthiotransferase MiaB, producing the protein MAEQKKAYIETYGCQMNISDTELMHGILAEQGYVAADAPEDADVILVNTCAIRDHAEQRVVGRVGQLQQLRADRPGLLIGVTGCMAQRLGEQLFQQKGQVDLVMGPDAYRQLPEKLAALRAPAPASAPAARSIPLPVVGAPAKGLTVLDFDPFENYEGVTARRTSAISAWVPIQRGCNYRCTYCIVPYVRGDEKNRDPEQILAEVRALAAEGVPEVTLLGQTVNSYEHGDWDFPRLLRAVARVDGIRRVRFTSPHPNDFTRALVEVMAEEPTVCKQLHLPVQSGHNRTLKRMLRRYTVEEYLEKIEWVREAIPHVALSTDVIVAFPGETEEEYEATLELMRTVRFDDAFMYRYSPRDGTPATRLPADQFVPEDVGQARLERLIELHREIQLEINRAEVGRVEEVLVEKEGRRGGLQGRTDSNKVVTFEGPASLIGGFITVRLTATTGATFAGERVVEGVPAGHAA; encoded by the coding sequence ATGGCGGAGCAGAAGAAGGCCTACATCGAGACGTACGGGTGCCAGATGAACATCAGCGACACCGAGCTGATGCACGGCATCCTGGCGGAGCAGGGGTACGTCGCCGCCGACGCCCCCGAGGACGCCGACGTCATCCTGGTCAACACCTGCGCCATCCGCGACCACGCGGAGCAGCGCGTGGTGGGGCGCGTGGGCCAGCTCCAGCAGCTCCGCGCGGATCGACCGGGGCTGCTCATCGGCGTCACCGGCTGCATGGCGCAGCGCCTGGGGGAGCAGCTCTTCCAGCAGAAGGGGCAGGTTGACCTGGTCATGGGTCCGGACGCGTACCGGCAGCTCCCCGAGAAGCTGGCGGCGCTCCGCGCGCCCGCTCCGGCCAGCGCCCCGGCGGCGCGCTCGATCCCGCTCCCGGTGGTGGGCGCGCCCGCGAAGGGGCTCACCGTCCTCGACTTCGACCCGTTCGAGAACTACGAGGGCGTCACCGCCCGGCGCACCTCCGCCATCTCCGCGTGGGTGCCCATCCAGCGAGGGTGCAACTACCGCTGCACCTACTGCATCGTCCCCTACGTCCGCGGCGACGAGAAGAACCGCGACCCGGAGCAGATCCTGGCCGAGGTCCGCGCGCTCGCGGCCGAGGGCGTCCCGGAGGTCACCCTCCTGGGGCAGACCGTCAACTCGTACGAGCACGGCGACTGGGACTTCCCGCGCCTCCTCCGCGCGGTCGCGCGCGTGGACGGGATCCGGCGCGTCCGCTTCACCTCGCCGCACCCCAACGACTTCACGCGGGCGCTGGTGGAGGTGATGGCGGAGGAGCCCACCGTCTGCAAGCAGCTCCACCTCCCGGTGCAGTCCGGCCACAACCGGACGCTGAAGCGGATGCTCCGCCGCTACACGGTCGAGGAGTACCTGGAGAAGATCGAGTGGGTGCGCGAGGCGATCCCGCACGTCGCGCTCTCCACCGACGTGATCGTCGCCTTCCCGGGCGAGACCGAGGAGGAGTACGAGGCCACGCTGGAGCTGATGCGGACCGTCCGCTTCGACGATGCGTTCATGTACCGCTACTCCCCGCGCGACGGCACCCCCGCCACGCGCCTCCCGGCGGACCAGTTCGTCCCCGAGGACGTCGGGCAGGCGCGCCTGGAGCGGCTGATCGAGCTGCACCGGGAGATCCAGCTGGAGATCAACCGCGCGGAGGTGGGGCGGGTGGAGGAGGTGCTGGTGGAGAAGGAAGGACGGCGCGGCGGGCTGCAGGGGCGCACCGACTCCAACAAGGTGGTCACCTTCGAGGGGCCGGCCTCGCTCATCGGCGGCTTCATCACGGTGCGGCTCACCGCCACCACCGGCGCGACCTTCGCCGGGGAGCGGGTGGTGGAAGGGGTCCCGGCCGGCCACGCGGCATGA